The nucleotide sequence ATAAAGCGTTAATGATTTTGTTGCTCTATTTAAAATAATAGATTGCACAGTAGGCTCATCAAAACCAGTAGTTAGAATACTCACCGAAGTTAATATGGCATCAGGTGTTTTTTTAAACCATTTTAATATGAGTTCTCGTTCCTTTTTTGAATGTGTATTATCTAGATGTGCTACAGGGTATCCTGCAGCTCTAAAGGTATCATATACATGTAAAGATGTATTAATACCATTATTAAAAATTAACGTCTTTTTACCTTTAGAAGTCTCTTCGTATGCATGTAACAACTTACCAAGCATATCGTGATTGGTATATAAATCTTCAGAAGATTTTACAGTATAATCACCATTTGCCCCTACAACAAGCGATGTTAGTCCAACATTATACGAAAACGTTTCAGCTCGTGCTAAAAACTTATTTTCTATTAGCGATTCAATGGTTTCACCAACAATTAATTCATCATAATTATCAGTCATTGGTAAGTTGATATTCGAACTTAAAGGTGTTGCTGTAACGCCTAACAAAAATGACTTATGAAAAAATTTGAACAGCTTAGTAAAGGAATTATAATGTGCTTCATCAATAATAACAAGCCCAATATCAGAGATATCTAACTTATCTTCATTCAATCTGTTATTTAAAGTTTCAACCATAGCAACAAAACAAGAATAGTCACTTTGATCGTCTAGCTTAGCTTTACTATCAATAACTTTATTTTTAACATTAAACTCAGAAAGCATTTTCGAGGTCTGCTTGCACAACTCAATTCTGTGAGTCATTACTAGCACCTTTTTGTCATGATGTTTTAAATATTGCCTAACAATTTCAGAGAAAATTACTGTCTTTCCACCTCCAGTTGGTAATTGATATAATAAATGGTAATCATCTGGAGCATCATCAAAGGCTTTAAAAATCTTATCAATAGCTCCTTTTTGATAGCTATATAATTCTTTACCTTCTTTAGTTTCCCCCTTTAATGTTGTTGATGTAAGCATTAATGCAATTATTATTAAGTTGCAAAAATAGTGTCTTTATTGAGTTTTTTCTATGTTTTGCAAAAAATGTTTCTTAAAGTTTTCAAGGATTATTAACAACTTATAGGTTCAATCAAGCATCAAACTTTCACAAGATATTTGGTTTATAGAGGGTTTCTACTTAAATTGTTATTACATAACTATATGTAAAACACTATTTTACTAACTAAAACTAATAATTATGTCAGATTCTAATAAACCTGGAATTGTCTTTTGGATTATAGGTGTAATTGCTCTTTTATGGAATGGAATGGGCGTTAATGCCTATTTACAGCAAGCTTTTAAAACAGAAGCTTCAACAGCTGAACTTAATGCTGAACAAATCGCTTTAATGAATGATCTTCCTGCTTGGATGACTGCTTTATTTGCAATTGCAGTTTTTGCTGGTGTTTTGGGTTGTATTGCATTACTAATGCGCAAAAAAATTGCTGCGACATTATTTGTAGTCTCTTTTATTACCGCAACTGTACAACAATTATACTGGCTATTTGGTACAAATGCTCCAGAAGTATTTGCAGATATGCAACCTTATTTATGGCCAATACTAATAATTGTAGTGGCTGCTTTCTTAGTATGGTATTCTAGAGATCAAAAATCTAAAGGTACATTAACATAACTAATTAACTTATAGATAGTTTAAAAGCCAGAACCTTAGTTCTGGCTTTTTTTTTGTGGTATCATTTTTGAGTTTAACTTTTTATTAGCATTTTAAAACTTTAATTATGAAAACAAAAAAAACAGCACCAAAGCTCAATGCTGGTTCTATGGCAGACATTGCCTTTTTGTTACTAATTTTCTTTTTAGTAACAACAACTATTGCTAGCGACAAAGGAATTCAAAGAAAACTACCTAAGCTATGTGAGGGCAAAGATTGTATCATCGATGTTCATGAACGGAACATTTTAAGAATCTCATTAAACGGAAATCAAGAAATTATGGTTGAGGATGAAATTATCGCAATTGGAAACTTAAAAGATATCGTGAAAGCGTTTGTAGATAACAACGGTGACGATAGCTGCACTTATTGCAATGGGTTTAAAGTCACAACATCTTCTGACAACCCATCAAAAGCTATTATTTCGCTTCAAAGTCACTCACAAGCATCTTATGAGTTATTTGTAAAAATTCAAGATGAATTAACCAAGGCTTATTACGAACTTAGACAAACTTATGCTAAAGCTATTCTTGGTAAATCTATTGATAATCTTAATAAGGATGATAAAGTTTTGTTAAAAAAAGCATATCCATTTATTATCTCGGAAGCACAAACCAAGTAGATTGCTTTTTATTATTATATTTGGTTGAATAATTTTAATAACCAACCAATTAAGTAATGAAAAAAAATAATTTAGTACAAGCTTTTAAATCTAGTTTGATTTACAAGCTTGTTTTTTTATGTGTAATCCTCTTGAGTGTTTCTTGTAAACAAGAAGAAGAAAAACCAATGAGTGAAGAGGATTTAATAGCCAAAGCAAAAGATATTCACGAACGAGTAATTACACTTGATACTCACTGCGATATCAATGTAAATAATTTTACCGACTCTATTAACTATACACAAGAGTTAGACAACCAAGTAAACCTTCCTAAAATGAAGAAAGGAGGGCTTGATGTTGCATGGTTTATAGTTTACACAGGTCAAGATACTTTAACAGACGAAGGTTATGCAAAAGCATACGAAAATGCAATATCTAAGTTTAATGCCATTCATAAATTAACCAAAGAAATTGCTCCAGATCAAATTGAATTAGCAGTTACGTCTGATGATGTTAGACGTATTGATGCCGAAGGTAAAAAAGTAGCTATGATAGGTATTGAAAATGGCTATCCAGTTGGAACAGATATAAATAGAGTAAAAGAATTTTATGATCTTGGAGCTAGATATATGTCTTTAGCTCACAATGGACATAGTCAATTAAGTGATTCTAATACTGGAGAGCGTGATGGTGTTTGGTTGCATAATGGTTTAAGTGAATTAGGAAAGCAAGTTGTTGCTGAAATGAATAAGTATGGAATGATGATCGATGTTTCACATCCTTCAAAAGAAGCCATAAGACAGATGGTAGAATTATCGAAAGCACCGATAATTGCTTCTCATTCTTCTGCAAGAGCTTTATGTGATCATAGTAGAAATTTAGATGACGAGCAATTAGAATGGATGAAAAAAAATGGAGGCGTTGTGCAAACGGTTGCTTTTACTAGCTATGTAAATACAGAAAAAAATAATGCACGCAATGAAAAAATGAGAGAAATTCAGCAACAAGTTGCTGACTCATTAGATGTAAAATGGATTTCTAGTAGAGCTGAATTTAGAGCGATGTCTGATGAAGAACGTGAAGCATATTCTACAGTAAGAAAACAGGTTTCAGATATTGTAGATGCAAAAATTAAAACTATTTCAGATTTTCCTGAAAAAGTTAATGTTTCTGACTTTGTAGACCATATTGATTACTTAGTAAAAAAGATAGGATTAAAACACGTTGGAATTAGTAGTGATTTTGATGGTGGTGGTGGTGTTGAAGGATGGAATGATGCTTCAGAAACCATGAATGTTACTTTAGAGCTTGTAAGACGAGGATATACAGAAGAAGAAATTGGGATGTTATGGAGTGGTAACTTGTTAAGAGTGCTAGACGAAGTTCAAAAGATAGCTCAAGATATTCAAGCTGGCGAATAAAATTAAGATATAATATATTTAGAAAAGTCAGCAAAATGCTGACTTTTTTATTTAATCACTTTTCTTAAACCCATAAAATAATTGTCTAACAAAACCTTTAGGCATTTTATTATCGCCTTTATAACCAAGCTCTATCTCACCACTCTCTTCTGGGATATAATTGGTTTTAAAAATATAATCCCACACACTCAAGCTAATGCCAAAATTCACACCATGAAATCTATCTTTTGGTAATGCATAGGCATGATGGTATAAGTGCATAACAGGATTATTAAACACATACTTCAAAGGACCGTAACTAAGTTTAATATTTGCATGATTTAAATGACCAATAGAGATGGCTGCAAAATGTACTATATATGCTTGATTAGGCTCAAAACCACCAATTAACATAACTACTAAAAGTTTTAGGGGCTTGTATAAAACATTTTCCATCCAATGGTAACGCAAATGTGCGGCAAACCCCATTTCCTTCACCGAATGATGCACTTTATGGAAACGCCATAAGAAATTAAATCTGTGTAGTAACACATGCGTAAACCACTGCACAAAATCTGATAAAATAAAGAAAATCAGTAATTGACTCCACATTGGAAGTTGTTTTATATCTATAAGTGCTAACGGTTTAATATCAACACCAAAAATATCTAGAGAAAACAACTCAAAAATTTTATAAAAACCACTAATAACAATAGAGAAGATAAAAAAGTTGAAAAACATATAGAATACATCTAACCAAAAGTCTTTTCTAAAAACTGATTGGTTTTTCCGCCAAGGAAAAGCTACCTCAAGTCCCCAAACTACTAATGAAATAAGTATCAGTCCCCAAAAGTAATTATTATACCAATCGACATCAAAAGTTATAGAACGCCAAGTCCAATCCAGTGTTCCTTTCATAGCATTGA is from Pontimicrobium sp. SW4 and encodes:
- a CDS encoding DEAD/DEAH box helicase; its protein translation is MLTSTTLKGETKEGKELYSYQKGAIDKIFKAFDDAPDDYHLLYQLPTGGGKTVIFSEIVRQYLKHHDKKVLVMTHRIELCKQTSKMLSEFNVKNKVIDSKAKLDDQSDYSCFVAMVETLNNRLNEDKLDISDIGLVIIDEAHYNSFTKLFKFFHKSFLLGVTATPLSSNINLPMTDNYDELIVGETIESLIENKFLARAETFSYNVGLTSLVVGANGDYTVKSSEDLYTNHDMLGKLLHAYEETSKGKKTLIFNNGINTSLHVYDTFRAAGYPVAHLDNTHSKKERELILKWFKKTPDAILTSVSILTTGFDEPTVQSIILNRATKSLTLYYQMIGRGSRILDNKDTFKVVDLGNNFHRFGPWGSDLDWQRIFKSPNYYLDGILNDEEIENNFRYEMPPEVREEFKNSEEVYLDIREIYVASIRNGESTKTVLEKSIKHHAKICIENSEDVFDALTLVKLLSDDIDHRIGRYTKCISKSTFNFVEWLKDDYRKKLRAYLRENFDTIFEEIHGRPPEE
- a CDS encoding sterol desaturase family protein; this encodes MKYLETFFNAMKGTLDWTWRSITFDVDWYNNYFWGLILISLVVWGLEVAFPWRKNQSVFRKDFWLDVFYMFFNFFIFSIVISGFYKIFELFSLDIFGVDIKPLALIDIKQLPMWSQLLIFFILSDFVQWFTHVLLHRFNFLWRFHKVHHSVKEMGFAAHLRYHWMENVLYKPLKLLVVMLIGGFEPNQAYIVHFAAISIGHLNHANIKLSYGPLKYVFNNPVMHLYHHAYALPKDRFHGVNFGISLSVWDYIFKTNYIPEESGEIELGYKGDNKMPKGFVRQLFYGFKKSD
- a CDS encoding biopolymer transporter ExbD; this translates as MKTKKTAPKLNAGSMADIAFLLLIFFLVTTTIASDKGIQRKLPKLCEGKDCIIDVHERNILRISLNGNQEIMVEDEIIAIGNLKDIVKAFVDNNGDDSCTYCNGFKVTTSSDNPSKAIISLQSHSQASYELFVKIQDELTKAYYELRQTYAKAILGKSIDNLNKDDKVLLKKAYPFIISEAQTK
- a CDS encoding dipeptidase, which encodes MKKNNLVQAFKSSLIYKLVFLCVILLSVSCKQEEEKPMSEEDLIAKAKDIHERVITLDTHCDINVNNFTDSINYTQELDNQVNLPKMKKGGLDVAWFIVYTGQDTLTDEGYAKAYENAISKFNAIHKLTKEIAPDQIELAVTSDDVRRIDAEGKKVAMIGIENGYPVGTDINRVKEFYDLGARYMSLAHNGHSQLSDSNTGERDGVWLHNGLSELGKQVVAEMNKYGMMIDVSHPSKEAIRQMVELSKAPIIASHSSARALCDHSRNLDDEQLEWMKKNGGVVQTVAFTSYVNTEKNNARNEKMREIQQQVADSLDVKWISSRAEFRAMSDEEREAYSTVRKQVSDIVDAKIKTISDFPEKVNVSDFVDHIDYLVKKIGLKHVGISSDFDGGGGVEGWNDASETMNVTLELVRRGYTEEEIGMLWSGNLLRVLDEVQKIAQDIQAGE